Proteins from a single region of Acidimicrobiales bacterium:
- a CDS encoding type II 3-dehydroquinate dehydratase, protein MSGGGGALVLMLSGPNLDLLGEREPEIYGRARLADHVTAATAEAAACGLELEHHQSNHEGELVELVHGARGRAAAVVVNAGALTHYSWSLHDALAAFEGVVVELHLSNPAAREPWRHTSVVAGVADGAIAGFGGLGYLLAVRAVAALLAERPPGSP, encoded by the coding sequence GTGAGCGGGGGCGGGGGAGCGCTCGTGCTGATGCTGTCGGGGCCGAACCTCGACCTCCTGGGTGAGCGCGAGCCCGAGATCTACGGCCGGGCTCGGCTTGCCGACCACGTGACGGCGGCGACGGCGGAGGCCGCCGCGTGCGGGCTGGAGCTCGAGCACCACCAGAGCAACCACGAGGGCGAGCTCGTGGAGCTCGTCCACGGCGCACGGGGCCGGGCCGCCGCCGTGGTGGTGAACGCCGGTGCCCTCACGCACTACTCCTGGTCGTTGCACGACGCCCTCGCCGCCTTCGAGGGGGTCGTGGTGGAGCTTCACCTCTCCAACCCCGCGGCCCGCGAGCCGTGGCGCCACACGTCGGTGGTGGCGGGCGTGGCCGACGGGGCGATCGCCGGCTTCGGCGGACTGGGCTACCTCCTGGCGGTGCGGGCCGTGGCCGCGTTGCTCGCCGAGCGCCCGCCCGGCTCCCCGTGA
- a CDS encoding 3-dehydroquinate synthase family protein, producing the protein MITVPVGLGDRAYDVVVGAGARRLLPDMLPPGVRQVAVVTQDGVEVDVDPGVEARTFVVPGGEAAKTLGTVERLCRDFAGFGLARSDAVVAVGGGVVSDVAGFAAAVFHRGIAYVNVATTLLAQVDAAIGGKTGVNLPEGKNLVGAFWQPTAVICDTEALRSLPAREWSSGRGEMAKYAFLGDGLLDDGRPGASLLGLSLDEQIATCVAIKAAVVSEDERESGRRMVLNYGHTLAHALEAAAFGPDAKWDLRHGEAVAIGLVFAAMLARRLGRVDDERVALHRRVVGAFDLPADLPTGASARELVDFMARDKKARHDLTFVLDGPRGVEPVHEVDEAAVLATLADMGCAP; encoded by the coding sequence ATGATCACGGTCCCGGTCGGCCTGGGGGACAGGGCCTACGACGTCGTCGTCGGGGCGGGCGCGCGCCGGCTGCTCCCGGACATGCTGCCGCCCGGCGTCCGCCAGGTGGCCGTGGTCACCCAGGACGGCGTCGAGGTGGACGTCGACCCGGGTGTCGAGGCCCGGACCTTCGTCGTCCCCGGCGGCGAGGCCGCCAAGACCCTCGGCACCGTGGAGCGGTTGTGCCGGGACTTCGCCGGCTTCGGCCTGGCGCGCTCGGACGCCGTGGTGGCCGTCGGCGGGGGCGTCGTCAGCGACGTGGCGGGGTTCGCGGCGGCCGTGTTCCACCGGGGCATCGCCTACGTGAACGTGGCCACCACGCTGCTCGCCCAGGTCGACGCCGCCATCGGGGGCAAGACGGGCGTCAACCTCCCCGAGGGCAAGAACCTCGTGGGCGCCTTCTGGCAGCCCACCGCTGTCATCTGCGACACCGAGGCCCTGCGGTCCCTGCCGGCGCGCGAGTGGTCCTCGGGTCGCGGGGAGATGGCCAAGTACGCCTTCCTGGGCGACGGGCTGCTCGACGACGGCCGCCCGGGCGCGTCGTTGCTCGGTCTCTCGCTCGACGAGCAGATCGCCACGTGCGTGGCGATCAAGGCCGCCGTCGTGTCCGAGGACGAGCGCGAGTCGGGCCGCCGCATGGTGCTCAATTACGGCCACACCCTCGCCCACGCCCTGGAGGCGGCCGCCTTCGGGCCCGATGCCAAGTGGGACCTCCGCCACGGCGAGGCGGTGGCCATCGGGCTCGTGTTCGCGGCGATGCTGGCCCGGCGCCTCGGGCGTGTCGACGACGAGCGGGTGGCCCTGCACCGGCGGGTCGTCGGGGCCTTCGACCTTCCCGCCGACCTTCCCACCGGCGCGTCGGCGCGCGAGCTCGTCGACTTCATGGCGAGGGACAAAAAGGCGCGCCACGACCTGACGTTCGTCCTCGACGGCCCCCGCGGGGTCGAGCCCGTGCACGAGGTGGACGAGGCCGCCGTCCTCGCTACCCTGGCCGACATGGGATGCGCGCCGTGA
- a CDS encoding shikimate kinase, with protein sequence MAEHLLLVGMMGTGKSTVGRLVAARLGRPVVDTDDVVEQAAGTSVAAIFATSGEAAFRRREAEALQDVLARDDACVVSVGGGAVLDPTNRAAMRRAGTVVWLRARPDTLEARVGDDDGRPLLSGVGEGVAGALVRIDAERRPLYDELADEVVDVDGLDPDEVADRVLAVTGRAVRAQRDGR encoded by the coding sequence GTGGCTGAGCACCTCCTGCTCGTCGGCATGATGGGCACGGGGAAGTCGACGGTGGGCCGGTTGGTCGCGGCGCGGCTCGGGCGTCCCGTCGTCGACACCGACGACGTCGTCGAGCAGGCCGCGGGGACGTCGGTGGCGGCCATCTTCGCCACGAGTGGCGAGGCCGCCTTCCGTCGCCGCGAGGCCGAGGCGCTGCAGGACGTCCTCGCCCGCGACGACGCGTGCGTCGTGTCGGTCGGGGGTGGGGCCGTCCTCGATCCCACCAACCGGGCCGCCATGCGGCGCGCCGGGACGGTGGTGTGGCTGCGCGCCCGCCCCGACACGCTCGAGGCGCGGGTCGGCGACGACGACGGCCGGCCGTTGCTGTCCGGCGTCGGCGAGGGGGTCGCCGGAGCGCTCGTCCGCATCGACGCCGAGCGCCGGCCGCTCTACGACGAGCTCGCCGACGAGGTGGTCGACGTGGACGGCCTCGACCCGGACGAGGTCGCCGACCGCGTGCTGGCCGTCACGGGCCGGGCGGTGCGGGCGCAGCGGGACGGGCGATGA
- the aroC gene encoding chorismate synthase, producing MLRFLTAGESHGRALVVIVEGLPAGLPVTTAAVAGELARRRLGYGRGPRMRFEADEVSLVGGVRHGRTLGAPVAVEIANTEWPKWQEEMSPDPGAPSTVLTKPRPGHADLAGMQKYGFDDARDVLERASARETAARVAAGCLAKALLARLGIAVVSHVIGLGPVRAGDGQRPGPDDLGRVDDSPVRCFDPDVEARMVAAVKAAAKDGDSLGGVVEVLAYGVPVGLGSHVHWDRRLDGLLAQALVSIQAVKYVEFGEGADVATRRGSEAHDAITWDEADGAYRRETARAGGIEGGMSTGGLVVARVGMKPLATLNRPVLGTVDVVTKEATVSFKERTDVTAVPAMGVVAETMTALVLAAEALRKFGGDSLAEVLRNRDGYLSSLHDTPSSAVAAGSG from the coding sequence GTGCTCAGGTTCCTCACCGCGGGAGAGTCCCACGGCAGGGCGCTCGTCGTGATCGTGGAGGGCCTGCCCGCCGGGCTCCCGGTGACGACCGCGGCGGTCGCCGGCGAGCTCGCCCGACGACGCCTCGGCTACGGGCGGGGCCCCCGGATGCGCTTCGAGGCCGACGAGGTCTCGCTCGTCGGAGGCGTGCGCCACGGCCGCACGCTCGGGGCGCCGGTGGCCGTCGAGATCGCCAACACCGAATGGCCCAAGTGGCAGGAGGAGATGTCTCCCGACCCGGGCGCGCCCAGCACCGTCCTCACGAAGCCCCGCCCCGGGCACGCGGACCTCGCCGGGATGCAGAAGTACGGGTTCGACGACGCCCGCGACGTCCTCGAGCGGGCGTCCGCCCGGGAGACCGCCGCCCGGGTGGCCGCCGGCTGCCTGGCCAAGGCGCTGCTCGCCCGGCTGGGCATCGCCGTGGTCAGCCACGTCATCGGGCTGGGGCCGGTGCGCGCCGGAGACGGCCAGCGCCCGGGGCCCGACGACCTCGGGCGCGTCGACGACTCACCCGTCCGCTGCTTCGACCCCGACGTGGAGGCGCGGATGGTGGCCGCCGTGAAGGCGGCCGCCAAGGACGGCGACTCCCTGGGCGGGGTGGTCGAGGTCCTCGCCTACGGCGTGCCGGTGGGGCTCGGCAGCCACGTCCACTGGGACCGGCGCCTCGACGGGTTGCTCGCCCAGGCGCTCGTGAGCATCCAGGCCGTCAAGTACGTGGAGTTCGGTGAGGGCGCCGACGTGGCCACCCGGCGCGGCTCCGAGGCACACGACGCCATCACGTGGGACGAGGCCGACGGCGCCTACCGCCGCGAGACGGCGCGCGCCGGTGGCATCGAAGGGGGCATGTCGACCGGCGGCCTCGTCGTGGCGCGTGTCGGCATGAAGCCCCTCGCCACGTTGAACCGGCCCGTGCTCGGCACCGTCGACGTGGTCACCAAGGAGGCGACCGTGTCGTTCAAGGAGCGGACCGACGTCACTGCCGTGCCGGCCATGGGCGTCGTGGCAGAGACCATGACGGCGCTCGTGCTCGCCGCCGAGGCGTTGCGGAAATTCGGGGGCGACTCGCTGGCCGAGGTGTTGCGCAACCGGGACGGCTACCTGTCGTCGCTGCACGACACGCCGTCGTCGGCCGTCGCGGCCGGCAGTGGCTGA
- a CDS encoding A24 family peptidase — translation MHALVTGVSAAGGLVLGDGLEVLVERMGARLPMTRPWWRCQSCATPARGLALVPVARSLTLRSGCPSCGQAVAHPWRPAVLAVVSAAVLGSMAARIGADAALAPFAVLGLSLVAISAVDLERQIIPNRLIYPTLALLIPLLVVASAVDHRWGALTRAAIAGGGAFAAFYAVHIAVPRGMGFGDVRLAGVIGAATGWLGLGRAFVGFLAAFVLGSVLGVVAMAVTGAGRKTKIPFGPFLAAGAWLTVLWGGPVAHALFQRGA, via the coding sequence ATGCACGCCCTCGTCACGGGGGTCAGCGCGGCGGGCGGACTGGTCCTCGGCGACGGGCTCGAGGTGCTCGTGGAGCGGATGGGCGCGCGCCTCCCGATGACCCGTCCCTGGTGGCGATGCCAGTCGTGCGCTACGCCGGCGCGTGGGCTCGCCCTCGTCCCCGTGGCGCGGTCCCTGACACTGCGGTCGGGCTGCCCGTCGTGTGGGCAGGCGGTGGCGCACCCGTGGCGGCCCGCGGTCCTCGCCGTCGTCAGCGCCGCGGTGCTCGGCTCCATGGCGGCCCGCATCGGGGCCGACGCGGCCCTGGCCCCGTTCGCCGTGCTGGGCCTGTCGCTGGTGGCGATCAGCGCCGTGGACCTCGAGCGGCAGATCATCCCCAACCGCCTGATCTACCCCACCCTGGCCCTCCTGATCCCGCTGCTGGTGGTGGCGTCGGCCGTCGACCACCGGTGGGGGGCGCTCACCCGGGCCGCCATCGCCGGCGGCGGCGCGTTCGCCGCCTTCTACGCCGTCCACATCGCCGTCCCGCGCGGCATGGGGTTCGGCGACGTGCGGCTGGCGGGTGTGATCGGTGCCGCCACGGGGTGGCTGGGCCTCGGCCGCGCCTTCGTCGGGTTCCTCGCCGCCTTCGTCCTGGGGTCCGTCCTGGGCGTCGTGGCCATGGCGGTGACCGGGGCCGGTCGCAAGACCAAGATCCCCTTCGGCCCCTTTCTCGCTGCCGGCGCGTGGCTGACGGTGCTGTGGGGAGGGCCCGTGGCCCACGCGCTCTTCCAGCGCGGGGCCTGA
- a CDS encoding NifU family protein has translation MAQDASVEDTATTAVLTVTPAARGVVLDARAQEADAEHLALWVEVTGARDGAYTYDIYFQAASDAGAGDAVAEDAGLTVVVPESSAARLVGARLDWSEEGEGGLVILNPNTPPRPEAFTERRQGDLTGELAQRILAVLDDQVNPSIAMHGGRADLVAVEESVVYVRLSGGCQGCGLAKVTLSQGIEVALREAVPEIASVVDVTDHASGANPFYEPAKK, from the coding sequence ATGGCTCAGGACGCCTCGGTCGAGGACACCGCGACCACCGCTGTACTCACCGTGACACCCGCGGCACGCGGTGTCGTGCTGGACGCCCGCGCCCAGGAGGCCGACGCCGAGCACCTGGCCCTGTGGGTCGAGGTCACCGGCGCCCGCGACGGCGCCTACACCTATGACATCTACTTCCAGGCGGCGTCTGACGCCGGGGCCGGCGACGCCGTCGCCGAGGATGCCGGCCTGACCGTGGTGGTGCCCGAGTCGAGCGCCGCCCGCCTGGTGGGGGCCCGGCTCGACTGGTCCGAGGAGGGCGAGGGCGGGCTGGTCATCCTGAACCCGAACACCCCACCGCGGCCCGAGGCCTTCACCGAGCGCCGCCAGGGGGATCTCACGGGCGAGCTCGCCCAGCGCATCCTGGCGGTGCTCGACGACCAGGTGAACCCGTCGATCGCCATGCACGGGGGCCGTGCCGACCTGGTGGCGGTGGAGGAGAGCGTGGTCTACGTCCGTCTCAGCGGCGGGTGTCAGGGCTGCGGCCTCGCCAAGGTCACGCTGTCGCAGGGGATCGAGGTCGCACTGCGCGAGGCCGTCCCCGAGATCGCGTCCGTCGTCGACGTCACCGACCACGCCAGCGGCGCCAACCCCTTCTACGAGCCGGCCAAGAAGTAA
- a CDS encoding ATP-grasp domain-containing protein, with protein sequence MARVLLLLPSATYRAADFLDAARALGVEVVVGTDEPHALKAAMGTRSLEVPLGDPAEAARLIAAHDAVAPLDAVVAVDDAGTVVAAAAGELLGLRHNPPEAVAAARDKLAMRTRLAAAEVPQPAFAPLPADAGPEEVAAVARRVGLPCVIKPTTLSGSQGVLRADTTDEAVAVAARVRRIATAAGVATATPLLVERFVPGAEVAVEGLLVAGELRPLAVFDKPDPLDGPAFEETIYVTPSRLAPLDAAAVLAAAAGATAALGLRDGPVHAEVRVSGGRASVIEVAARTIGGLCSRALSFSTGRSLEALVIAHALDMPLGATAAVGASGVLMVPIPRAGVFVGVDGGVEALAVPGVTDVQFTVAPGRRVAPVPEGNRYLGFVFARDRTPERVERALRRARAVLDVDIDPDAGAGPPAC encoded by the coding sequence GTGGCCCGAGTACTCCTTCTCCTTCCTTCGGCCACGTACCGCGCCGCGGACTTCCTCGACGCCGCCCGGGCGCTCGGGGTCGAGGTCGTCGTCGGCACCGACGAGCCCCACGCCCTGAAGGCCGCCATGGGTACTCGCTCCCTCGAGGTCCCCCTGGGCGATCCCGCCGAGGCGGCCCGCCTGATCGCCGCCCACGACGCCGTGGCCCCCCTCGACGCCGTGGTGGCGGTCGACGACGCCGGCACCGTGGTGGCGGCGGCCGCCGGGGAGCTGCTCGGCTTGCGGCACAACCCCCCCGAGGCCGTCGCCGCGGCGCGCGACAAGCTCGCCATGCGCACCCGCCTGGCCGCTGCCGAGGTGCCCCAGCCGGCGTTCGCACCCCTCCCCGCGGATGCGGGGCCCGAGGAGGTCGCGGCCGTGGCCCGGCGGGTGGGCCTGCCGTGCGTGATCAAGCCGACGACCCTGTCCGGCAGCCAGGGGGTCCTGCGCGCCGACACGACCGACGAGGCCGTCGCCGTCGCCGCGCGCGTGCGGCGCATCGCCACCGCCGCCGGGGTGGCGACCGCCACCCCGCTGCTCGTGGAGCGGTTCGTCCCGGGAGCAGAGGTCGCGGTCGAAGGCCTGCTCGTGGCGGGTGAGCTTCGGCCCCTGGCCGTCTTCGACAAACCCGACCCCCTCGACGGGCCGGCGTTCGAGGAGACCATCTACGTGACCCCGTCACGCCTGGCCCCGCTCGATGCCGCCGCGGTGCTGGCGGCGGCGGCCGGGGCGACGGCCGCGCTCGGGTTGCGCGACGGCCCCGTACATGCCGAGGTGCGCGTCAGCGGCGGGCGGGCCTCGGTCATCGAGGTGGCGGCGCGGACCATCGGTGGCCTGTGCTCGCGCGCGCTGTCGTTCTCCACGGGTCGCTCGCTCGAGGCGCTCGTGATCGCCCATGCGCTGGACATGCCGCTCGGCGCCACCGCTGCCGTGGGGGCGTCGGGCGTCCTCATGGTCCCGATCCCGCGTGCCGGGGTCTTCGTCGGCGTCGACGGCGGCGTCGAGGCGTTGGCCGTCCCGGGCGTCACCGACGTCCAATTCACCGTGGCGCCCGGCCGCCGGGTGGCTCCTGTCCCCGAGGGGAACCGCTACCTCGGCTTCGTCTTCGCCCGCGATCGGACGCCCGAACGGGTGGAGCGCGCGCTGCGGCGGGCGCGGGCGGTGCTGGACGTCGACATCGACCCCGACGCGGGCGCGGGGCCACCCGCCTGCTGA
- a CDS encoding CUAEP/CCAEP-tail radical SAM protein translates to MRVLLVSTYELGHQPLHVASPAGALARAGHDVRCADLAVEALDPDTLSWAEAVACSVPMHTAMRLARTVCTEVRSRRPDIALCLYGLYAGLDGVHGAAPVADVTIAGEYEPALVAWADDLAGRTGRTAMTTGVGGSVGTGGSRTVVELGRGHFGLPARHLLPKLEHYARLAVGAEHRLAGYVEASHGCAHRCRHCPVPVVYDGRTRLVSVDAVVADVAQLVAMGARHITFGDPDFLNGPHHALRVVDAVHGAFPDVTFDVTAKVEHILRDRTVWTRLAAAGCLFAVSAFESASDDILVHLDKGHTAAEEVEAVAVLRAAGIEPRPSLLPFTPWTTAGDVVDILDLVARCDLVGNVDPVQLAIRLLVPPGSLLVTSGTLAGRVGDYDAEHLGWSWTSPDPRLDVLQERLAVLAERAGTDGWPAREAYDAVRATAAAVLGDAGPGPAPAPEDRLRSSVAPDERPRLTESWFCCAEPSGAQFESVRMVEPVRMVEPVRMVEAAPVGEPTAAGGR, encoded by the coding sequence GTGCGCGTCCTGCTGGTGTCGACGTACGAGCTCGGCCATCAGCCGCTGCACGTGGCCTCGCCCGCCGGTGCACTGGCGCGCGCCGGCCACGACGTGCGGTGCGCCGACCTCGCCGTCGAGGCGCTCGACCCCGACACGCTGTCATGGGCGGAGGCGGTGGCGTGCTCGGTTCCCATGCACACGGCCATGCGCCTGGCGCGCACCGTGTGCACGGAGGTCCGCTCCCGGCGCCCGGACATTGCGCTGTGCCTCTACGGGCTCTACGCCGGGCTCGACGGCGTGCACGGCGCGGCGCCCGTGGCCGACGTCACCATCGCCGGGGAATACGAGCCGGCGCTGGTCGCATGGGCCGACGACCTGGCGGGTCGAACGGGACGCACCGCCATGACGACCGGGGTCGGGGGCAGTGTCGGGACAGGCGGCTCGCGTACCGTCGTCGAGCTCGGTCGGGGCCACTTCGGGTTGCCCGCCCGCCACCTCCTGCCGAAACTGGAGCACTACGCCCGCCTGGCCGTGGGGGCCGAGCACCGACTCGCCGGCTACGTGGAGGCGAGCCACGGGTGTGCGCACCGCTGCCGCCACTGCCCCGTCCCCGTCGTGTACGACGGGCGCACCCGCCTGGTCTCGGTCGACGCCGTCGTGGCTGACGTCGCCCAGCTGGTGGCCATGGGCGCCCGCCACATCACCTTCGGCGACCCCGACTTCCTGAACGGCCCCCACCACGCGCTGCGGGTCGTCGACGCCGTCCACGGCGCCTTCCCAGACGTGACCTTCGACGTCACCGCCAAGGTCGAGCACATCCTGCGCGACCGCACCGTGTGGACGCGTCTCGCCGCCGCGGGCTGCCTGTTCGCGGTGTCGGCGTTCGAGTCGGCCAGCGACGACATCCTCGTGCACCTGGACAAGGGGCACACCGCCGCCGAGGAGGTCGAGGCGGTGGCCGTCCTGCGCGCCGCGGGCATCGAGCCGCGTCCGTCGCTGCTCCCCTTCACGCCGTGGACCACGGCGGGCGACGTCGTCGACATCCTCGACCTCGTGGCGCGCTGCGACCTGGTGGGGAACGTCGACCCCGTGCAACTCGCCATCCGCCTCCTCGTGCCCCCCGGCTCGCTCCTCGTCACCTCCGGGACCCTGGCGGGCCGCGTGGGCGACTACGACGCCGAGCACCTGGGGTGGAGCTGGACGTCGCCCGATCCTCGTCTCGACGTGCTCCAGGAGCGGCTGGCCGTCTTGGCGGAGCGCGCCGGGACCGACGGGTGGCCCGCCCGGGAGGCCTACGACGCCGTGCGCGCCACCGCGGCCGCGGTACTCGGCGACGCCGGGCCCGGGCCGGCGCCCGCGCCCGAGGACCGTCTGCGCTCGTCCGTCGCGCCCGACGAGCGCCCGCGCCTCACCGAGTCGTGGTTCTGCTGTGCCGAGCCCAGCGGCGCGCAATTCGAATCGGTCCGGATGGTGGAACCGGTCCGGATGGTGGAACCGGTCCGGATGGTCGAGGCGGCACCGGTGGGCGAGCCCACCGCCGCAGGCGGGAGGTAG
- a CDS encoding C40 family peptidase has product MIRTRLAGALAAAALAVAVVAGTDVAVATGAAAAPTPHTVGSPAPDAPTPSDFWLATAHGDVWNFGATASYGSASSLPLAHPVVGIVPTQTGLGYWLVASDGGVFAYGDAGFHGSTGAIALNEPIVGMAPTPDGAGYWLVASDGGIFSFGDAAFSGSTGAIHLSQPIVGMAPTPDGAGYWLVASDGGIFAFGDAAFHGSMGASPTPDPAEKVVSSETGAGYWVVDQNGTVHAFGDALGSAPPPQGLMFRSVTPGDAVALFAFAQLGKPYIWGGNGPTGYDCSGLTLASWTHAAGITFARVADDQYHTAGQPVALDALQTGDLVFWGSNQSDWTSVYHAAIYVGGGRIVEATGDHVQLNSLGQWGSGDLMPNGRHP; this is encoded by the coding sequence GTGATTCGCACGCGTCTCGCCGGCGCACTCGCCGCGGCCGCTCTGGCGGTCGCCGTCGTCGCCGGCACCGACGTCGCCGTGGCCACAGGAGCCGCGGCCGCACCGACGCCGCACACGGTGGGCAGCCCCGCCCCCGACGCGCCCACGCCCAGCGATTTCTGGCTGGCTACGGCGCACGGGGACGTGTGGAACTTCGGAGCCACTGCGTCGTATGGCTCGGCGAGCTCGCTACCCCTGGCCCACCCCGTCGTGGGCATCGTCCCGACGCAGACGGGTCTCGGCTACTGGCTGGTGGCCTCGGACGGCGGCGTCTTCGCCTACGGCGACGCCGGGTTCCACGGCTCCACCGGGGCGATCGCACTCAACGAGCCGATCGTGGGCATGGCGCCCACCCCCGACGGGGCGGGCTACTGGCTGGTGGCCTCCGACGGCGGCATCTTCTCCTTCGGGGACGCCGCCTTCTCTGGATCCACCGGCGCCATCCATCTCAGCCAACCCATCGTGGGCATGGCGCCCACCCCCGACGGGGCGGGCTACTGGCTGGTGGCCTCGGACGGCGGCATCTTCGCCTTCGGGGACGCCGCCTTCCACGGCTCCATGGGCGCGAGCCCCACGCCCGACCCCGCCGAGAAGGTCGTGTCGAGCGAGACCGGCGCGGGGTACTGGGTCGTCGACCAGAACGGCACCGTCCACGCCTTCGGGGACGCGCTCGGCTCGGCGCCGCCGCCCCAGGGGCTCATGTTCCGGTCGGTCACGCCGGGCGACGCCGTGGCGCTGTTCGCCTTCGCGCAGCTGGGCAAGCCCTACATCTGGGGCGGCAACGGCCCGACCGGGTACGACTGCTCGGGCCTGACCCTGGCCTCGTGGACGCACGCCGCGGGCATCACCTTCGCACGCGTGGCCGACGACCAGTACCACACGGCCGGGCAACCGGTGGCGCTCGACGCGCTGCAGACGGGCGACCTCGTGTTCTGGGGATCCAACCAGTCCGACTGGACGAGCGTGTACCACGCCGCCATCTACGTGGGCGGGGGTCGGATCGTCGAGGCGACCGGCGACCACGTGCAGCTGAACTCGCTCGGCCAGTGGGGCAGCGGCGACCTCATGCCCAACGGCCGGCACCCGTAG
- a CDS encoding flavin reductase family protein gives MVGPVPPGREPDGYDRLRRRVLWSMPSGLYVVGTRAGDRRNLMTISWATQVATEPKLVGIGVEAGSVTHALLHEGGVFALSLLPRAQRALVRRFAKPVVSSSVDASGAGTMDGEPVHAASTGAPVLDVAAAWLDCELRHALMLGSHTWFVGEVVDCGQAQEPARPGGGASPAGDGDGEGGVLRMQDTRMNYGG, from the coding sequence GTGGTCGGCCCCGTCCCCCCGGGCCGGGAGCCCGACGGCTACGACCGCCTGCGACGGCGGGTGCTGTGGTCCATGCCGAGCGGCTTGTACGTGGTGGGCACGAGGGCGGGGGATCGGCGCAACCTCATGACGATCAGCTGGGCGACCCAGGTCGCCACCGAGCCGAAGCTGGTCGGCATCGGCGTGGAGGCGGGGTCGGTGACCCACGCGCTGCTCCACGAGGGTGGCGTCTTCGCGCTCAGCCTGCTGCCGCGCGCCCAGCGGGCGCTCGTCCGCCGCTTCGCCAAGCCGGTGGTGTCGTCGTCGGTCGACGCCTCGGGTGCGGGGACGATGGACGGCGAGCCGGTCCACGCGGCCTCGACGGGCGCGCCTGTCCTCGACGTGGCGGCGGCCTGGCTCGACTGCGAGCTGCGCCATGCCCTGATGCTCGGGAGCCACACGTGGTTCGTGGGCGAGGTCGTCGACTGCGGCCAGGCGCAGGAACCGGCGCGGCCCGGGGGCGGCGCGTCGCCCGCGGGCGACGGGGACGGCGAGGGCGGTGTGCTGCGCATGCAGGACACCCGGATGAACTACGGGGGGTGA
- a CDS encoding DUF3151 family protein has protein sequence MTGPIDLGSAPPDTVLPPAPAAGVERLAAASAVPAAARHDAVADVVRAFPEWSEAWAALGDVSRDDVEAYACYRVGYHRGLDALRRAGWRGSGYVRWANAGNRGFLRCVEGLRAAAAAIGEAAEEERCALFLRQLDPAWPPAGLPGAGGR, from the coding sequence GTGACCGGCCCGATCGACCTCGGCTCGGCTCCGCCCGACACGGTGCTGCCCCCGGCGCCTGCGGCCGGCGTCGAACGCCTGGCGGCGGCGTCGGCGGTGCCCGCCGCCGCCCGTCACGACGCCGTGGCCGACGTGGTGCGCGCCTTCCCCGAGTGGTCCGAGGCGTGGGCGGCGCTCGGCGACGTGTCGCGCGACGATGTCGAGGCGTACGCCTGCTACCGCGTCGGCTACCACCGGGGCCTCGACGCGCTGCGCCGGGCGGGATGGCGGGGGAGTGGGTATGTCCGGTGGGCGAACGCCGGCAACCGCGGGTTCCTGCGCTGCGTGGAGGGGCTGCGGGCCGCGGCCGCCGCCATCGGCGAGGCCGCCGAGGAGGAGCGCTGCGCGCTCTTCCTGCGCCAGCTCGACCCGGCGTGGCCGCCGGCGGGGCTGCCGGGCGCCGGCGGGCGGTGA
- a CDS encoding YbjQ family protein produces the protein MTTEGPGTAGAGYASFPITTAFDFPEYEVQRTLGSCFGLVVRSMGAVRGIGASFKSLVGGEVGAYTKLLEDSRRHAMDRLIENARLMGANAIVGMRFDSSEIGQALTEIAAYGTAVVIGPRR, from the coding sequence GTGACGACAGAGGGCCCGGGCACCGCCGGTGCCGGCTACGCCAGCTTCCCGATCACCACCGCCTTCGACTTCCCGGAGTACGAGGTGCAGCGGACGCTCGGGTCGTGCTTCGGGCTCGTGGTCCGCTCGATGGGCGCGGTCCGGGGGATCGGGGCGTCGTTCAAGTCGCTCGTCGGCGGTGAGGTCGGGGCCTACACCAAGCTGCTCGAGGACAGCAGGCGCCACGCCATGGACCGGTTGATCGAGAACGCCCGGCTCATGGGGGCCAATGCCATCGTCGGGATGCGGTTCGACTCCTCGGAGATCGGCCAGGCCCTCACCGAGATCGCCGCGTACGGGACGGCCGTCGTCATCGGCCCCCGGCGGTAG